The nucleotide window TAGTTTTGTTAAAGGCGGGAGTGGAACTGCTTTAAAAGGCAGAAAAATGAAGTTTCTTATATTCAAATATGTGCAGATAGGAAAAATTTCAATGCTGGTACCATGGCCACCATTTAAAAAAACTTTTAATCCTGCTTATTACTGTCGGAAATGGGAAAACAGTTACAGAAAAGCACAACCGCAACAGGAATTTGTATGGACAGTCCAGAAACAGAATGAAACATTTGCAGCATCATTGATTGGTTTGAGAAGACCCGCAAACGCACGAGCAATCGCACAGGCAAAAGTATGGTTAAATGTGAAAGAAAATGCTTCTGGTTGGTTTCATAACGGCGGTTTTCCGAGAAATAGAAGCGAAGGAATTTATGGCTGGGGACTTGAACCCGCAGCTCTATGGCCGCAGTTTGATGCACGGCTTGTGCCAGTAACCCGACCACCAATGTTAGCACATTAAAGTAATTAAAAATGAAAAAACTGTTCCCTGTTCCCTGTTCCCTGTTCCCTGCCTCTAAAGGTCAGGCATTTGCTGAATTTCTGATTGCGTTGATTGTGCTTCCGCTTTTTATCACAGGCACAATCACGATTGCGAGAATGTTCATCGTTAATATGCGACTGCATCAAGCAGCGAGACACGGTGCGTTCCTGATGGCAACCCGCCGGGTTACATGGACAAATGCCCGTAGTGAAGTAATGAAGTATTTTACTACGGGCTGGCCTAAGTTTAATACATCAAATATAACGATTACACATAAAAATGTAAGGGTAGGAATGGTTGCAGGCGATGAGGTTACCGTCAACTATCGTCTGAAAGTTTTTGATTTAGGAAAACTTTCATTCTGGGGTGGAACACCTAAAATAGAAAAAAGGGTTTCACAGTCTGCTGTTTGTGGTAAAGCATCTTTCTAAATGAAATTCAGTGAAATTGTTTTTGTTTTCATTATATTGGCACTGCTTTTTGGTGCCTATTTTTTTATTCAGCAAAAAATAATTACACCACCAGAAAAAAAGTTTGAAACATTTATTCAACCAGAAGTTGATATTATAGAACAGCAGATGGAATATTACGAACAGCATTCTGAAAAGATAGATGCAAAACAAGAGCAAAAACTCAAAAGAATGCAAAAACAAATAGATACATTAAAACCACAACTAAAAAAAGCAGAGAACTACTATCAGAAAGAATACAAAAACATTTCAAAACTACCGCCGAAACAGCAGGAGCAAGAACTGAAAAAATTGATGGAAAAAAAACAAAGTGGTGAAGATACAGGAAAACACAAACAATTTAGAACCGAAGCAGAAGCAAACGCCTATTATGACTCGCTTAGAAAAAAATATCCCAAAGAATACTCAAAATATAAAAAAATGATTGAAAACGAATGAAAAATACTACAGGCTGGCTAACTACTAGATGGATAGATGGTAAGATGGTAAGATGGTTAGGCAATAGCTTTTCCTTTTCATCTTTCCATCTTTCCATCTTTCTATTTTTCCATCTCGCCATCTGTCTCTATTCTCTTGAAAAAGGCGATTTGGTTTTCAGAAACTCACCCGACCCAAACGAACTCTTTAATCCGCATCATGTGGCAATATCAGTAGATGGCAGGTACAAAATTATAGGTGCGGAGAACGAGCACTATAAAACAAAAAATAAAAAAATTGTGCTGAAAAAAGTGGAATATACCGACTTACGAGATTACGCCTGGCAAAAATTCAGAGTTGAACGCTCAACCTCAGTATTAAACTCCTCGCCTTCTTATAGAGCACTCCCAGAAAAAGAACAGAAAAAAATACGAGACAGAATAGTTGAATTTGCGATAAAACAGCACAGCAAAAAGTTCAATCATCCAATTGAAGATGGACTGGATAACAATCCTGATAGTTGGTACTGTTCTGAACTAACAAATTCAGCATATAATTACGGATTATTGGAATATCCTGAGATTGCAAAAGAAATCAACCTTCCTTTAACTCCGTGGGAACAATTTAATTGGGAACCTGATATACCAAAATAATTTTTTTTCTTGACTTTTTGTAATTTTTTTAATATCATATAATCTGCTGATTTTTACCTTTAACCTTTAACTTGCCTTATCAGGGGGTTTTATGGAACAAAAACCAAAGTACAAAAGGCGAATCGTTATTATTAAAAGGGCGTTGCAGTTCAAATATATTGCTATTGTTATCGTAGCAATGTTGCTTGTCGCTTTTACGGTTGGGTGGGATGTGTATTATACTATTGGTCGTGCAATTATAGAATTAAATGTGCCTGACTTATTCCCGATGATGGTAAAGATAAACA belongs to Elusimicrobiota bacterium and includes:
- a CDS encoding pilus assembly protein TadG-related protein, whose amino-acid sequence is MGILKNSKGQILPLVALTVLVLSMFSFLVWNLGILEFNRQKMQTAADAAALSAMRCRAAFYNAMSPLNASTHFATLYMNHNVKLGAMLKEQISIYQGIVTGLKALNQGAGGAPYLTAVRATKLNDSKASGFGSFVKGGSGTALKGRKMKFLIFKYVQIGKISMLVPWPPFKKTFNPAYYCRKWENSYRKAQPQQEFVWTVQKQNETFAASLIGLRRPANARAIAQAKVWLNVKENASGWFHNGGFPRNRSEGIYGWGLEPAALWPQFDARLVPVTRPPMLAH
- a CDS encoding TadE family protein, whose amino-acid sequence is MKKLFPVPCSLFPASKGQAFAEFLIALIVLPLFITGTITIARMFIVNMRLHQAARHGAFLMATRRVTWTNARSEVMKYFTTGWPKFNTSNITITHKNVRVGMVAGDEVTVNYRLKVFDLGKLSFWGGTPKIEKRVSQSAVCGKASF